The window CTGCGGGATGATCTGCTGCTTGAAGTCAGCAAATTGGCCGCTGAAGGCCGGTTCGATTATATACTGATCGAATCCTCCGGCATCAGCGAACCGGTTCCTGTGGCCCAGACCTTCACCTACGCCAATCCGGATCTGGATATTGATCTTACGGAGCTGGCCAGACTGGATACGATGGTCACCGTGGTTGATGCCAACCGGTTCTGGCATGACTTTGCTTCCGGCGACAGTCTGATCGACCGTAACATGACCGCCGGGGAAGGTGACTTCCGTGATATTGTCGATCTGTTGATCGACCAGATTGAGACCTGTGACGTACTCCTGCTCAACAAATGTGATCTGGTGGAAGAGCAGGAACTGAACAGGCTGGAGGCTGTGCTGCGCAGGCTTCAGCCGTCCGCCAAGATCATCCGCACGGTCAAGGGTATGGTGGATCCCAAGGAGATTTTGAATACGGGGTTATTTGATTTTGAGCAAACAAGCATGTCTTCCGGCTGGATCGCCGAGCTGAATAAGGACGGCCATACGCCGGAAACAGAAGAATACGGTATCGGTTCCTTTGTCTACCGGCGCAGAACGCCGTTCCATCCGCAGCGGCTAAGCTTCTTCTTCAGCAACTGGCCGGAAGAGGTTGTGCGCGCCAAAGGGCTGGTCTGGCTTGCCGCCAAGGGAGACCTTGCCGCGACATTAAGCCAGGCTGGGCCCTCGATTCAGTTCGGGCCTGCCGGCTACTGGCTGGCCACACTGCCGGAAGCGCAGCAGCTTGAGGTGCTGGAGAACGAGCCGGATGTCAAAGCCAGATGGGACGGGCAGTGGGGTGACCGGATGAATGAGATTGTGTTCATTGGTGTCGGCATGGAACGAGCCGTCCTGGAAGCACGGCTCGACAGATGTCTGCTGACCACGGAAGAGATGCAGCAGGACTGGAAGCAGTTCAATAATCCTTTGCCATGGCCGGTAGAGGAGCTGCTAGCGGCAGCCCAGGAATAGGGGCCCCCACCTCTGGGCTGAGTGATGCAGACATAGAACTGGGGGTGTAGGCTGAGGGGAAAGTGTTGCAAATACAAGAATAGGCACGATATTATGCCGGAATCACAGTTAGGCGATTCCGGCTTTTTGCTGCCTTGCTTCACTCATTAATCGTGTTGATTACGATTAAATTATGATTTTGGGTTTACAAATCGTAATTATT of the Paenibacillus pedocola genome contains:
- a CDS encoding GTP-binding protein: MKKIPVTVLSGYLGSGKTTLLNHILHNRGGLKVAVIVNDMSEVNVDANLVKSGNTLSRTEEKLVEMSNGCICCTLRDDLLLEVSKLAAEGRFDYILIESSGISEPVPVAQTFTYANPDLDIDLTELARLDTMVTVVDANRFWHDFASGDSLIDRNMTAGEGDFRDIVDLLIDQIETCDVLLLNKCDLVEEQELNRLEAVLRRLQPSAKIIRTVKGMVDPKEILNTGLFDFEQTSMSSGWIAELNKDGHTPETEEYGIGSFVYRRRTPFHPQRLSFFFSNWPEEVVRAKGLVWLAAKGDLAATLSQAGPSIQFGPAGYWLATLPEAQQLEVLENEPDVKARWDGQWGDRMNEIVFIGVGMERAVLEARLDRCLLTTEEMQQDWKQFNNPLPWPVEELLAAAQE